In the Kitasatospora terrestris genome, one interval contains:
- a CDS encoding MarR family transcriptional regulator: protein MTQYPEDGLGAPTLDQARRQIARYGIAADPQAVLVAARLMAAGARLGQAGEVHFGRFGLSTGRYRLLADLEDHGGEKSPSQLAAGLGVSRATVTGLVDGLEREGLVARRPSTEDGRGNVVILTARGADKLRDLAPEHYARMQALVGGLTPEERGTFLDLLGRVVAGIDALTAD, encoded by the coding sequence GTGACCCAGTACCCCGAGGACGGGCTCGGCGCCCCCACCCTCGACCAGGCCCGCCGCCAGATCGCCCGCTACGGCATCGCGGCCGATCCGCAGGCGGTCCTGGTCGCGGCCCGGCTGATGGCGGCCGGCGCCCGGCTCGGACAGGCCGGCGAGGTGCACTTCGGCCGCTTCGGCCTCTCCACCGGCCGCTACCGGCTGCTGGCCGACCTGGAGGACCACGGCGGCGAGAAGTCGCCGTCCCAGCTCGCGGCCGGCCTCGGCGTCTCCCGGGCCACCGTGACGGGCCTGGTCGACGGCCTGGAGCGGGAGGGCCTGGTGGCCCGCCGGCCGTCCACCGAGGACGGGCGCGGCAACGTGGTGATCCTCACCGCGCGCGGTGCGGACAAGCTGCGCGACCTGGCGCCCGAGCACTACGCCCGGATGCAGGCGCTGGTCGGCGGGCTCACCCCCGAGGAGCGCGGCACCTTCCTCGACCTGCTGGGCCGCGTGGTCGCGGGCATCGACGCGCTCACCGCGGACTGA
- a CDS encoding DUF6493 family protein translates to MTVIERVRAGDADGVARELAGLTPAQRRDCVAELKEVRGEIGEEWWLERDVLRALMVAGAGCHTATSAAAWLSTGGPGFRQDDSWDQPALLAVIESRPAEWRSALVAALAERRAASWATRQYHLLEHLVLTTGCEVPTTDGFVTQWCRGRTWTYSSHRNAIVVVTGATLWERLSKDPFVPLLTPRLFDLDAIGSPLDGPSDEQRPEDWWPTCLVRLAEQGTLDRGELIDRCLARLARGGRTSDQRVFLKLLQTFAPTTEERTARARNYLALLDALPFVAAQAQRVLAELDEAGLLPPGLLAEASAAVLVRTEKKLVRSQLGWLDGAARRDPARADEVVLATAHAFGHPDPDLQGRALQVTARHLPRAGTAVLPQLRAAAELLNPAHTARAGELFGGGPPAPAEAYRELLPPVPSASTPR, encoded by the coding sequence GTGACGGTGATCGAGCGGGTGCGGGCGGGGGACGCCGACGGGGTCGCCCGGGAACTGGCCGGGCTGACGCCGGCCCAGCGACGCGACTGCGTCGCGGAGCTGAAGGAGGTCCGCGGGGAGATCGGCGAGGAGTGGTGGCTCGAGCGCGACGTCCTCCGGGCGCTGATGGTCGCGGGGGCCGGCTGCCACACCGCCACTTCGGCGGCCGCCTGGCTGAGCACGGGGGGCCCAGGGTTCCGGCAGGACGACAGCTGGGACCAGCCCGCTCTGCTGGCGGTCATCGAGAGCCGGCCGGCGGAATGGCGGAGCGCGCTGGTCGCCGCACTGGCCGAGCGGCGGGCCGCCTCCTGGGCGACGAGGCAGTACCACCTGCTGGAACACCTGGTGCTGACGACCGGCTGCGAGGTGCCGACCACGGACGGATTCGTCACGCAGTGGTGCCGCGGCCGGACCTGGACGTACTCCTCCCACCGGAACGCGATCGTCGTCGTGACCGGTGCGACCCTGTGGGAACGGCTGTCGAAGGACCCGTTCGTGCCGCTCCTGACGCCACGGCTGTTCGACCTCGACGCGATCGGCTCCCCGCTGGACGGCCCGTCGGACGAGCAGCGCCCCGAGGACTGGTGGCCGACCTGCCTGGTCCGGCTGGCCGAGCAGGGCACGCTGGACCGGGGAGAGCTGATCGACCGCTGCCTGGCCCGGCTTGCCCGGGGCGGGCGGACCAGCGACCAGCGCGTCTTCCTGAAGCTGCTGCAGACCTTCGCCCCGACCACCGAGGAGCGGACGGCCAGGGCCAGGAACTACCTCGCGCTGCTCGATGCGCTCCCCTTCGTCGCCGCGCAGGCCCAGCGGGTGCTGGCCGAGCTCGACGAGGCGGGCCTGCTGCCCCCCGGCCTGCTCGCCGAGGCCTCGGCGGCGGTGCTCGTGCGCACCGAGAAGAAGCTCGTCCGCTCGCAGCTCGGCTGGCTGGACGGCGCGGCGCGGCGCGACCCGGCCCGGGCCGACGAGGTGGTGCTCGCGACGGCCCACGCCTTCGGCCACCCCGACCCCGATCTGCAGGGCCGGGCCCTGCAGGTGACGGCCCGTCATCTCCCCCGGGCCGGAACGGCGGTGCTCCCGCAGCTGCGGGCGGCCGCCGAACTGCTCAACCCGGCCCACACCGCCCGGGCCGGGGAACTCTTCGGCGGTGGACCCCCTGCACCCGCCGAGGCGTACCGGGAGCTGCTGCCGCCCGTGCCGTCGGCATCGACGCCCCGCTGA
- a CDS encoding class F sortase, giving the protein MRTDGRHARRHRAGRLVAGAVASAVLGGAWLVHDGMTTSHPPQPGEGGPVARGSSDPGLPAPSPTLSPRVAALPASRPTRIRIPSLKVDAPVSGVGLDARGELDSPPSTNRNLVGWYRGGPAPGADGTAVAVGHVDTTKGPAVFYRLGLLRPGLTVEVTREDRRTAVFTVDSVRLYAKSAFPTDTVYRATGQAELRLITCGGAFDARTGYQGNTVVFAHLTGVR; this is encoded by the coding sequence ATGCGCACTGACGGACGGCATGCCCGTCGCCACCGCGCCGGCCGGCTGGTCGCCGGCGCGGTGGCGTCCGCCGTGCTGGGCGGGGCTTGGCTGGTCCACGACGGCATGACGACCTCTCATCCGCCGCAGCCGGGCGAGGGCGGGCCCGTCGCCCGGGGCTCCTCGGATCCGGGGCTGCCGGCACCGTCGCCGACCCTCTCCCCGAGGGTGGCCGCGTTGCCGGCCTCGCGGCCGACCCGGATACGCATTCCCTCGCTGAAGGTCGACGCGCCCGTCTCCGGCGTCGGTCTGGACGCGCGGGGAGAGCTCGACAGCCCTCCGTCCACCAACCGGAACCTGGTCGGCTGGTACCGGGGCGGCCCGGCGCCGGGCGCCGACGGGACGGCGGTCGCGGTCGGCCACGTGGACACCACCAAGGGCCCGGCGGTCTTCTACCGCCTGGGGCTGCTGCGGCCGGGTCTGACCGTCGAGGTCACCCGCGAGGACCGGCGCACGGCGGTGTTCACCGTGGACAGCGTCCGGCTGTACGCCAAGAGCGCCTTCCCGACCGACACGGTCTACCGCGCGACGGGGCAGGCCGAGTTGCGGCTGATCACCTGCGGCGGCGCGTTCGACGCGCGCACCGGCTACCAGGGCAACACGGTTGTCTTCGCGCACCTGACCGGCGTGCGGTGA
- a CDS encoding NmrA family NAD(P)-binding protein — MIVVMGAAGATGGATLRSLTALGVPVRALSREPARLAAALDAPTLARTELRPADAADPRSLREALTGAQQLFLTMANGPQQVRYELDVLEAAVDCGVRHVVKVSAPAAEPDSPVAVSRGHHLVEERLRGLGPTATVLRPYAFLQKLLLLAPGVSAAGVVHGAMGAARCNYVDARDIGDFAAAVLTRPELAGGTYPLTGPRAYSYPELTYLLGGLLGRPVRYLDLAPAELRAHLVHRAGLPDWLAAHVVEIQQLAVARAETPDDTFQRVTGRTPRTLEAFLTENLPLFR; from the coding sequence GTGATCGTCGTCATGGGCGCCGCCGGCGCCACCGGAGGCGCCACCCTGCGCAGCCTCACCGCTCTCGGCGTGCCCGTCCGCGCGCTGAGCCGCGAACCCGCCCGCCTCGCCGCCGCCCTGGACGCGCCCACGCTCGCCCGGACGGAGCTCCGCCCGGCCGACGCCGCCGACCCGCGCTCCCTGCGGGAGGCCCTCACCGGCGCACAGCAGCTCTTCCTCACCATGGCCAACGGCCCCCAGCAGGTCCGGTACGAGCTCGACGTGCTGGAGGCCGCGGTCGACTGCGGGGTGCGACACGTCGTCAAGGTCTCCGCACCCGCCGCCGAACCGGACTCCCCGGTCGCCGTCTCGCGCGGCCACCACCTGGTCGAGGAGCGGCTGCGCGGCCTCGGCCCGACCGCCACCGTCCTGCGGCCGTACGCGTTCCTGCAGAAGCTGCTGCTGCTCGCGCCCGGCGTCTCGGCCGCCGGGGTGGTGCACGGCGCGATGGGTGCGGCCCGCTGCAACTACGTCGACGCCCGCGACATCGGGGACTTCGCGGCCGCGGTGCTCACCCGCCCGGAGCTCGCCGGCGGCACGTACCCGCTGACCGGCCCCCGCGCCTACAGCTACCCCGAACTGACCTACCTGCTGGGCGGGTTGCTCGGTCGACCGGTCCGCTACCTCGACCTCGCCCCGGCCGAGCTGCGCGCCCACCTGGTCCACCGGGCCGGCCTGCCGGACTGGCTGGCCGCCCACGTGGTGGAGATCCAGCAGCTCGCGGTGGCCCGCGCGGAGACACCGGACGACACCTTC